In Thermodesulfobacteriota bacterium, the sequence GTCATCGAGGCGGGAAGCGGCATCTTCCAGGCCAAGGCCAAGGCCCTGGATGAGCTGAACCGGCATCATATCGAGCACGAGGAAGGGAAGACCTTCGGGCATTTGGAACGGCTCTTCGACAGGCAGGAACTGGACAGGCTGTTCGAGCAGTACGAAAAAACCGAGGAGGGAAAACCGAAATTCTGACGGAGAATGGAGTTGATGCTTCCCCGGAGGATCGCCATGCCTTCCCTGTTCGACACCGTATCCATCAATGGAATGACCCTGGCCAACCGCTTCGTGCGCTCCGCGACGTGGGAAGGGCTGGCGTCCAAGGACGGCGCCGTCACCCCGCTCCTCACGGAGAAGATGGTCGATCTGGTAAAGGGCGGGATCGGGCTGATCGTCACCAGTTACGCCTTCGTCGCCCCGGAGGGGCAAACCAGTCCCCGCCAGTTGGGCGCCCAAGGCGACCGCCTGCTTCCCGGGCTCGCCGGGATGGCCCGGTCGGTTCGCGACGCGGGCGGCAGGATCGCCCTCCAGATCGTTCACGGCGGCGCTTTCGCGAACCCCGACATGACCGGTTTCCCCGCCGTCGGCCCCTCCGAGGGCGAAAGGAACCGCGCCGCCACCACCGAAGATCTCGCGCGGATCGTCTGCGCTTTTGCCGACGCGGCGGGAAGAGCCGGGAAGGCCGGCTTCGACGCCGTCCAGATCCATGCGGCCCACGGCTTCCTGATCAGCCAGTTCCTCTCTCCCGCCCTGAACCGGCGCACGGATGAGTACGGCGGCTCCCTCGCCAATCGCGCCCGGCTCCTGCTGGCGGTGGTCGGAAGCGTCCGGAAGGCGGTCGGGTCGGACTACCCGATTCTCGTCAAGCTAAACTCCGAGGATTTCCTGGAAGGCGGTATGACGCG encodes:
- a CDS encoding NADH:flavin oxidoreductase, translated to MLPRRIAMPSLFDTVSINGMTLANRFVRSATWEGLASKDGAVTPLLTEKMVDLVKGGIGLIVTSYAFVAPEGQTSPRQLGAQGDRLLPGLAGMARSVRDAGGRIALQIVHGGAFANPDMTGFPAVGPSEGERNRAATTEDLARIVCAFADAAGRAGKAGFDAVQIHAAHGFLISQFLSPALNRRTDEYGGSLANRARLLLAVVGSVRKAVGSDYPILVKLNSEDFLEGGMTREECLQVAAMLEAASADAIELSGGTIVSPEKFIAPRPGILKTREEEVYYREAARGFRERVRIPLMLVGGIRSFEVAEELVRDGVADFIALSRPLIREPGLVR